From the genome of Candidatus Defluviilinea proxima:
AAAGATATATATTTCTTTTCTGGTGTTGATAAGCCAGGCTGCCTATTAGGATTCTTCTTGCCAAGAAGAGACAATAAGTGATTTCCTAATGTTTCGAGGTTTCTTTAATTGTTGTAGATTTGTATTGGAGAACTAAATAATGAAAATTTACAAATACTGGACCATCGAAAAGCAAGCCGTCCTCATTGATGGTAATCAGCAGGAAGTCGTCTGTTATGGTGGGTCGAATATTTCCCCAGAGGATGCACGAGCGAGAGCGAAAGAAAAGGCACAGAAGATACAACGAAAGATCATGGGGGAGAAACATCTCTTTGAAGATTATGAGGTGGAGATCCGTGAGGAACTGCTTCAAGAGATCGATCCGCATGCGATTGTCACACGAAATCGGTATGGCGCACGGGTGCTCAATGTTGAGAATATGATGATCCTCGATATTGACAAGCCCAAGTCAACAGGCGGGCTTGCTGGGCTGTTCAAGAAAAAGGATACGCGTCCACCCAAAGAACAGATCTTTGACATGGTCAAGACTCTGGCAGTGACCAAATATCCAAACTATGCCTTCCGTATCTATGAAACCTATCAAGGTGCACGAGTGATCGTGTTGGGTAGGGATTTTGATCCGCGTGACCGCGAAACGAAGAAAATGATGGACGAATTCAACTGCGATCCTTTGTATACGATGTTATGCGTCAAACAGGGATGTTATCGCGCACGCTTGACCCCCAAACCCTCCCGCATGAAACTCCGTGGATACAAAGTTAAATATCCACGTGAGGGCGATGACAGCGAATTTCAACGTTGGGTCTCAGAATACGAAAGCTTGAGCCGGAGTTTCAGTGTTTGTAAATTTATCGGACAGGTGGGAACTGGATATGGCGGAAGTGAAGTGATACGCTTCCATGATGACGTTACAGGGGTTGGATATCCACAAAAATTGGCATGATATTGTAGGGGCGGGGTCATCCCGCCCCTATAGTTTTATACAAACCAACCCCTTTAAATACGCGCCTTCGGGGAAATGCAAAGAGATGGGATGATCTGCCCCTTGTGATAAATGTTCGATGATCTGTGCATCCACACCCGCATCGAGCGCCGCACCGGCTACGATCTTTTGGAATAACCCAGCGTCAACTCCGCCAGAACACGAAAATGTGACCAGTATCCCGCCGGGGCGTAATAGTTTGAAGGCCAGCAGGTTGATGTCCTTGTAGGCGCGGGTCGCTTTTTCGGCGTGGGCCGAAGTGGGCGCGAACTTGGGCGGGTCGAGGATGATCATGTCGAAGGAACGGGCTTCGTCGCGGAATTTGCGGAGGAGTTGGAAGACGTCACCTTCGAGTGCGTTGTGCTTGTCAACGGGGAGTTTATTGAGCGCGATATTTTCTTTGCAGAGTTCCAACGCATCAGCGGATGAGTCCACAGATAGCACGGACTTGGCTCCGCCTGCCAAAGCGTTGACGGTGAATCCGCCTGTGTAGCAGAAACAATCCAACACGTCTTTGTCCTTTGCAAGTTCTCGCACGCGGATGCGGTTTTTGCGTTGGTCGAGGTAGTAACCTGTCTTGTGGCCCGATGCAGGGTTCACAATGAACTTTAGGTCGTTTTCTGAAATCGTAATTGGCAATTGGGGAGTGCCGCCACGTAGCAACCCAACTTTGGGTTCAAGACCTTCAATCTCACGTACGTCAGCATCGGAGCGTTCGTAGATGACAGCGAGTCCCGTTTCTTCGAGGAGGATGTCCGCGAAGGTTTCCTTCCAGTATTCGGAGCCAGCCGTCAATGATTGAAGGACAAGCACATCGTTATATTTATCCACGATCAAGCCGGGGATGCTATCTGATTCGGCGTAGATTAATCGTAGCGAATTGGTGGATACGGAATCAAATATCGAATAGCGAGCGTCAATCGCTTTGCGTATTCGTTTGCGGAAAAATTCCTTGTCTATAACTTCATCTGTAAACGTCCACACACGCGCACGGATTTGCGAGTTAGGTGAGTAAGAGGCTCGGGCGAGAAACTTTTTATCGGACGAGAGTAGGTCAACGGTCGAGCCGGAAGCGGGCTCTTTATCCACGCTTTGAATCCCACCGGAGAAGATCCATGGATGGCGACGAAGCAGACTCTTTTCACGTCCCGCTTTAAGAATGACGTTGGTCATTGACGTTCCTCGCCTTGGAAGGGCTTCAGGATCTCCATCCAATTTTCTGGGTTGGCAAAGGGGCTCCAGCCGAATTGTTTGTAAAGCCCGTGTGCATCACGTGTGGCGAGAGTCCAACGGCGCAGGCCTTGCAGATCGGGGTGTGACATGATCGTTTGCATGAGCCATTTGCCTAGGCCGTGTGCGCGATAATCTTCGTGGATGAAAACATCGCAGAGGTAGGCGAAGATGGAGTAGTCGGTGACAACGCGCGCGATGCCGATCTGTTTCGTGCCGTCATACACGCCGAACACAAGCGAGTTTTCGAGTGCACGTTCCGTACGTTCGCGCGGACGCCCGTTCGCCCAATACGAACATTCAAGCATGGCGACGATGGCATCACGGTCGAGGCGTGCGGGGTCGGTGCTGATAGTGAAGTTATCTTTGTGTGTTTCGATTGTTTGCATGGCGTGAGTCTATCATAGGTGATATTATCGTGGCTTATTAATAAGGAGAAAACATGTTCAAACCTGTAGTATGGAAAACTTTTCCTCGTGACTTTATCGTTATTCAAATTGGATTTGCGCTCTTTGGGCTTTCGATCGCGCTGATGATCCGTTCGAATCTTGGGACCAGCCCCTGGGCTGTGCTCGAGGTGGCTTTATCTCAACTGACAGACATCCGCCCTGGAAGAATGGGCATCCTTGTGGGCTTTGTTGTTTTGTTCGGCTCGTTGATCTTGCGTGAGAAGATCGGTTGGGGGACGTTGGGCAATATCCTGTTCATTGGGTTATGGGAAGATCTGTTCTTGGGAATGCTTCCGTCTATTGAACAGAATCTCCTTTTGCAGGGAACCATGTTGTTGATCGCGATCTTCATGATGGGCATTGCCAGCGCCATCTACATCGGCGTAGATGCGGGAGCCGGTCCGCGTGATAGTTTGATGATGGCGGCGCATCGGACGACGAAGTTAAGCATCCGTGTGGCGCGTGCCATTATCGAGATCACCGTTGTCGTTGTTGGATGGTTGTTGGGCGGCCCGTTAGGTGTAGGAACTCTGATCTTTGCGCTGTTGATCGGTCCCGCCGTGCAATGGGCGTTCAAGATGTTCAAAGTGAAAACACATCATCCTGAGACGGAGATCGTAGAGGCCGCAACGGATTGATAATTAGGATGCCAGCGTTCTTTTTATGCGAAATTCAGAAACCAATCAGTCAATCTTCGCTAATTTTTGATAAAGTTGTGGAGATTAGCAAAGATTAGTAAAAAATATTCTGTGTAAGTCCTGTATATAAAATATGAATGTGATATATGCTCTTTCAGATTTTTTTCTGAGCTCCAGTCTAATATTGTTTGGAGCATCTGTCCTTGTGTTGCTCTTACCCTATCTGCTGTACTACACTTCTGCAAAGCGATATGAAATAGGCGAACTACAGACGCATTTCCCGGAGCTGTCCATAGTAGGCGGATATCCGTTTTTTATTTTTCTACTATTACCTATTTTGTTTTTAGGGTTTATTTGTGCATCAGAAACACTTCCTGATCTAGCATTTAATTTCATTACGGTTGGAGTAGCTTGTGTGGCGCTTTTTCATGGGATCTTTGCTTTGAAATTTGCGGTTTATCCACTGTTTGTTCGAACATCGT
Proteins encoded in this window:
- a CDS encoding class I SAM-dependent methyltransferase, which translates into the protein MTNVILKAGREKSLLRRHPWIFSGGIQSVDKEPASGSTVDLLSSDKKFLARASYSPNSQIRARVWTFTDEVIDKEFFRKRIRKAIDARYSIFDSVSTNSLRLIYAESDSIPGLIVDKYNDVLVLQSLTAGSEYWKETFADILLEETGLAVIYERSDADVREIEGLEPKVGLLRGGTPQLPITISENDLKFIVNPASGHKTGYYLDQRKNRIRVRELAKDKDVLDCFCYTGGFTVNALAGGAKSVLSVDSSADALELCKENIALNKLPVDKHNALEGDVFQLLRKFRDEARSFDMIILDPPKFAPTSAHAEKATRAYKDINLLAFKLLRPGGILVTFSCSGGVDAGLFQKIVAGAALDAGVDAQIIEHLSQGADHPISLHFPEGAYLKGLVCIKL
- a CDS encoding GNAT family N-acetyltransferase; its protein translation is MQTIETHKDNFTISTDPARLDRDAIVAMLECSYWANGRPRERTERALENSLVFGVYDGTKQIGIARVVTDYSIFAYLCDVFIHEDYRAHGLGKWLMQTIMSHPDLQGLRRWTLATRDAHGLYKQFGWSPFANPENWMEILKPFQGEERQ